From a single Sulfurimonas sp. hsl 1-7 genomic region:
- a CDS encoding 5-formyltetrahydrofolate cyclo-ligase — translation MTLTKETFRKNSIKKIQNLHTFNKVYRDALLEQKLLRLLKKYKHKNILVYHPLPFEADIRKSITKMRRKLNVYVPFMEGESFKMVPFRLPLKKKKFGIFEAGDTIRNIKKIDIAIVPSIGVDGDLKRIGFGKGMYDRFFAKLKKKPYTIFVQPVLCYTRESICDSYDVEADVLITPTAEIFKGHIAIKKGN, via the coding sequence ATGACTCTTACAAAAGAAACTTTTAGAAAAAATTCGATTAAAAAAATTCAAAACCTCCATACCTTTAATAAAGTGTATAGAGATGCATTGTTGGAACAAAAGCTACTGAGGTTATTAAAAAAATATAAACATAAAAATATCTTAGTTTATCATCCGTTACCATTTGAAGCAGATATAAGAAAAAGTATTACAAAAATGAGACGAAAGTTAAATGTTTATGTGCCGTTTATGGAAGGCGAAAGTTTTAAGATGGTACCATTTAGATTGCCGCTTAAGAAAAAAAAGTTCGGAATTTTTGAAGCTGGCGATACAATAAGAAATATAAAAAAAATAGATATTGCAATAGTTCCAAGTATCGGTGTTGATGGAGATTTAAAAAGAATAGGATTTGGCAAAGGGATGTATGATCGCTTCTTTGCGAAACTAAAGAAAAAACCATATACTATTTTTGTGCAGCCAGTACTTTGTTATACAAGAGAGAGTATTTGTGATAGTTATGATGTTGAAGCAGATGTTTTAATCACGCCAACAGCGGAAATATTTAAAGGGCATATTGCAATAAAAAAAGGGAATTAA
- the radA gene encoding DNA repair protein RadA — translation MAKAKILFECQHCGMTTPKWMGKCTNCGAWDSFIELNQQQQEVIKQTKSSSAKSAKAISINDVVEDEISRFSSLDVELDNVLGGGIVPGSLTLIGGSPGVGKSTLLLKVASNIASTGKNVLYVSGEESASQIKIRANRLNSNHDSLYLLSEIRLEQILVELQERKYDFLIIDSIQTIYSENISSAPGSVTQVRQITFELMRIAKEQDLATFIIGHITKEGSIAGPRVLEHMVDTVLYFEGDSSQELRILRGFKNRFGATSEIGVFEMKGDGLVSATDIASRFFNRNSQQAGSALTVIMEGSRPIILEVQALVSESHTPNSKRQATGFDNNRLNMLLALLERKLEIPLSGYDVFINITGGIKIAETAADLAILAAIISSFRDRAISKETVFIGEVSLVGDVREVYGLDNRLKEAKMQNITKALVPKKPLEKTSVKSYIVDEVTKLLQWY, via the coding sequence ATGGCAAAAGCGAAAATATTATTTGAGTGTCAACATTGTGGTATGACCACACCAAAATGGATGGGAAAATGTACCAACTGTGGAGCTTGGGATAGTTTTATAGAACTCAATCAGCAACAACAAGAGGTGATTAAACAAACAAAATCATCTTCGGCTAAAAGCGCAAAAGCTATCAGTATCAATGATGTCGTTGAAGATGAGATCTCACGATTTTCTTCCCTGGACGTTGAACTTGACAATGTTTTAGGCGGAGGTATTGTACCAGGCAGTCTTACTCTTATAGGGGGTAGTCCGGGTGTCGGGAAATCTACACTTCTACTCAAAGTTGCTTCAAACATTGCCTCAACGGGAAAAAATGTTTTATATGTATCAGGGGAAGAGTCGGCTTCACAAATCAAAATAAGAGCCAATAGACTTAACTCTAACCACGATAGTTTATACCTTCTAAGCGAGATTCGACTTGAGCAGATCTTGGTTGAGCTTCAAGAGAGAAAATACGACTTTTTGATCATCGACTCAATCCAGACAATTTACTCGGAAAACATATCTTCAGCTCCTGGAAGTGTGACACAGGTCAGACAGATTACGTTTGAATTGATGCGTATAGCAAAAGAGCAGGATTTAGCGACTTTTATCATTGGACATATCACTAAAGAGGGGTCCATAGCAGGTCCGAGAGTACTCGAGCATATGGTTGATACAGTTCTCTATTTTGAAGGAGATTCTTCCCAAGAGCTGAGAATACTCAGAGGATTTAAAAACCGTTTTGGAGCTACTAGTGAAATTGGCGTATTTGAGATGAAAGGTGACGGACTTGTCAGTGCAACAGATATTGCATCGAGATTTTTTAATAGAAACTCCCAACAGGCGGGTTCAGCGCTCACTGTAATTATGGAAGGGAGCCGCCCTATTATACTTGAAGTTCAAGCACTTGTTTCAGAATCTCATACCCCTAACTCTAAACGTCAAGCAACCGGTTTTGATAACAATAGACTCAATATGCTTTTAGCACTACTGGAGAGAAAACTTGAGATCCCTCTTTCTGGATATGATGTATTTATAAATATCACCGGCGGAATAAAAATTGCAGAAACTGCTGCAGACTTGGCAATACTTGCAGCTATTATCAGTAGTTTTCGTGATCGGGCGATCTCTAAAGAGACGGTATTTATAGGTGAAGTATCGCTTGTAGGTGATGTTAGAGAGGTATACGGCTTAGACAACAGACTCAAAGAAGCGAAGATGCAAAACATTACAAAAGCGCTGGTTCCTAAAAAACCGTTAGAAAAAACTTCAGTAAAATCGTATATAGTAGATGAAGTAACAAAATTGTTACAATGGTACTAA
- a CDS encoding TlpA family protein disulfide reductase yields the protein MLKKSIYSLSLLVGLFFTACSSQDENDANTLLSTNEFVLKEISGQEYIIKKANEGFVLSSQKEKIVILDIFATWCPPCQAEASHLSKLQEKYKDNLSIIGISVEDDINATKLQEFRKQYDATYALSTSSDNRRIINAVATSLNVGRNFGIPLMAMYKDGKLINYYQGATEEEFIESDIRKALGK from the coding sequence ATGTTAAAAAAATCAATTTATTCATTATCTCTTCTGGTAGGACTGTTTTTTACTGCTTGTAGTTCACAAGATGAAAACGATGCCAACACACTTTTATCAACAAATGAATTTGTTTTAAAAGAGATCTCAGGTCAGGAATACATTATCAAAAAAGCTAACGAAGGTTTTGTGTTAAGCTCTCAAAAAGAGAAAATAGTCATCCTGGATATCTTTGCAACTTGGTGCCCCCCTTGTCAAGCAGAAGCTTCACATCTTTCAAAACTACAAGAAAAGTATAAAGATAATTTGAGCATTATCGGTATATCTGTTGAAGATGACATCAATGCTACAAAACTACAAGAGTTCAGAAAACAATACGATGCAACTTATGCGCTTTCAACTTCAAGTGACAACCGCCGTATCATTAATGCAGTTGCAACTAGTCTAAATGTTGGAAGAAACTTCGGTATCCCTCTTATGGCAATGTATAAAGACGGAAAACTGATTAACTACTATCAAGGAGCTACCGAAGAGGAGTTTATTGAGAGTGATATTAGAAAAGCATTAGGGAAATAG
- a CDS encoding Tll0287-like domain-containing protein, whose product MKLISSLTLITLSTITLFANDTTTLQDVTQKGETSTKLLLQTLGNNMKMHMKHGGAMEALDFCTQEAQNLTGDVNKKLPEGVSVRRITLKTRNPMNMPTDDEAKVLEDLQKKQNSDKALPKHIIKQVGKDTYKFYKPLVITNPVCLKCHGDIQDDKLKTEISNRYPEDKAIHYKMGDLRGAIVTTVKK is encoded by the coding sequence ATGAAATTAATTAGTTCACTTACATTAATAACTCTTAGTACTATCACACTATTTGCAAACGATACGACGACCCTGCAAGATGTTACTCAAAAAGGGGAAACTAGCACAAAACTACTCTTACAAACTCTTGGAAACAATATGAAAATGCATATGAAACACGGTGGAGCAATGGAAGCACTCGATTTTTGTACACAAGAGGCTCAAAATTTAACTGGGGATGTAAATAAAAAACTTCCTGAAGGTGTAAGTGTAAGACGTATTACCCTAAAAACAAGAAATCCTATGAATATGCCGACTGATGATGAAGCAAAAGTTTTAGAAGATCTTCAAAAAAAGCAAAACAGTGATAAAGCCCTTCCAAAACATATTATTAAACAAGTGGGAAAAGATACATATAAATTTTATAAACCTTTAGTAATTACAAATCCTGTGTGTTTAAAATGTCACGGCGATATACAAGATGATAAACTAAAAACAGAGATTTCAAACAGATATCCAGAGGACAAGGCTATCCATTATAAGATGGGAGATTTACGAGGAGCTATTGTTACTACTGTTAAAAAATAG
- a CDS encoding TorF family putative porin: MKLMKLSLAAALAATMGMASDITSEIGVSANVSMTSNYMWRGMSQTSNSPAIQGGFDLDYKGFYVGTWGSNVAGETPENSLTNYGEANMELDLYAGYSSEFAGIGYDIGFLQFVYPGNTKESGWGEAYLGLSYDLEVVSVGAKYSYAIDTMDNGWDDQYNLLELSASVPLPYDMAIDGTYGFYENVGDYYYVGLTKSIKSYDFTLAYTGLTDSSVGSVEVSKEDKATFTVGTSF; the protein is encoded by the coding sequence ATGAAATTAATGAAATTAAGTTTAGCAGCAGCTTTAGCGGCAACAATGGGTATGGCAAGTGATATCACTTCAGAGATTGGTGTAAGTGCAAATGTTTCTATGACATCTAACTATATGTGGCGTGGTATGTCACAAACAAGTAATAGTCCGGCAATTCAAGGTGGTTTTGATTTAGATTATAAAGGTTTTTATGTTGGAACATGGGGATCAAATGTTGCTGGTGAAACACCAGAAAATTCATTAACAAACTACGGTGAAGCGAATATGGAACTTGACCTTTATGCAGGATACAGTTCTGAATTCGCTGGAATTGGTTATGATATAGGTTTTCTTCAATTTGTATACCCTGGAAACACTAAAGAATCAGGTTGGGGTGAGGCTTACTTAGGTCTTTCTTATGATCTTGAAGTTGTATCTGTAGGTGCAAAATATAGCTATGCTATTGATACAATGGATAATGGATGGGATGACCAATATAACTTATTAGAGCTTTCTGCAAGTGTTCCATTACCTTACGATATGGCAATTGACGGAACATATGGTTTTTATGAAAATGTTGGTGATTATTATTATGTAGGTTTAACAAAATCGATTAAAAGTTATGACTTTACTTTAGCATATACAGGTCTTACTGATAGTTCAGTTGGTTCAGTTGAAGTTTCAAAAGAAGATAAAGCAACATTTACAGTTGGAACAAGCTTCTAA
- a CDS encoding F0F1 ATP synthase subunit A, which translates to MPELFTFIGSMFGVSHHADPETYKLVVYTAHMLLSAVIAIVLAKVAMSNLQLVPKGTQNVMEAYIGGVLKMGTDVMGKENASRYLPLVATIGLFVGIANLIGVIPGFEAPTAFLEMPLTLALVVFVYYNFEGIRRQGVIKYFKHFLGPVWWLYWLMFPIEIVSHFSRLVSLSFRLFGNVKGDDMFLMVILMLAPWLLPMIPYALLTFMAFLQAFIFMMLTYVYLGGAVATEEH; encoded by the coding sequence ATGCCTGAATTATTTACATTCATAGGTTCTATGTTTGGTGTTTCTCATCATGCTGACCCTGAGACTTATAAATTAGTAGTTTATACAGCTCATATGTTGCTTTCTGCTGTAATTGCGATTGTTTTAGCAAAAGTAGCAATGTCAAATCTACAATTGGTACCAAAAGGTACTCAAAACGTTATGGAAGCGTACATCGGTGGTGTATTAAAAATGGGAACTGATGTTATGGGTAAGGAAAATGCTTCTCGTTACCTTCCTTTAGTAGCAACTATCGGTTTATTTGTTGGTATCGCTAACCTTATTGGTGTTATTCCAGGATTTGAAGCTCCGACAGCATTTTTAGAGATGCCTTTAACATTAGCACTTGTTGTATTCGTATACTATAACTTCGAAGGAATTCGTCGTCAAGGTGTTATTAAATACTTCAAACACTTTTTAGGTCCTGTATGGTGGTTATACTGGTTAATGTTCCCAATTGAGATCGTATCACACTTTTCTCGTTTAGTTTCACTTTCATTCCGTCTTTTCGGTAACGTAAAAGGGGATGATATGTTCTTAATGGTAATCTTAATGCTTGCTCCTTGGTTACTTCCAATGATCCCATATGCATTATTAACATTTATGGCATTCTTACAAGCATTCATCTTTATGATGCTTACATATGTTTACCTTGGTGGTGCAGTAGCTACTGAGGAACACTAA
- the pcm gene encoding protein-L-isoaspartate O-methyltransferase, whose product MDSQKDLVNHLINTNVLHSPEVIRAFLDIDRCDFVRNYNSYATYEDFPLSIGNSQTISQPTTVAMMLEMLSPKQGNSILDIGSGSGWTTAMLAYIAGQEGFVIGLERVDELVEFGSNNLDKYHFNNAKILKATDKLGIEGKKFDRILVSASAQEFPTELTHQLKPGGKLVIPVKNSIFEITKIEDDELKIIEHYGFVFVPLVYK is encoded by the coding sequence ATGGATTCGCAAAAAGATTTAGTAAATCATCTGATCAATACAAATGTCTTACATTCGCCTGAGGTCATAAGGGCATTTTTAGATATAGACAGGTGTGATTTTGTAAGAAATTACAACTCATATGCAACTTATGAAGACTTTCCTCTCTCTATAGGCAACTCCCAAACCATCTCTCAGCCAACAACCGTTGCCATGATGCTTGAGATGTTATCTCCAAAACAAGGTAATTCAATTTTAGATATAGGAAGCGGTTCAGGCTGGACGACTGCAATGCTTGCATACATAGCAGGTCAAGAGGGTTTTGTAATAGGGCTTGAGAGAGTTGATGAGCTTGTAGAGTTTGGCTCAAATAATCTGGATAAATACCATTTTAATAATGCAAAAATTTTAAAAGCAACAGATAAACTTGGAATCGAGGGTAAGAAGTTTGACAGGATCTTGGTCTCAGCCTCGGCCCAAGAGTTTCCAACGGAACTGACACATCAATTAAAACCAGGCGGAAAACTTGTCATACCTGTTAAAAACTCGATTTTTGAGATAACAAAAATAGAAGATGACGAGTTAAAGATAATTGAACATTACGGCTTTGTATTTGTACCTTTGGTATATAAATAA
- the gatB gene encoding Asp-tRNA(Asn)/Glu-tRNA(Gln) amidotransferase subunit GatB, whose amino-acid sequence MFEVVIGLEVHVQLNTKTKLFCSCPTSFNHKQNTNTCPTCLALPGALPVLNKEVLHKSIMLGTAIDATINKTSYFDRKSYFYPDSPSAYQITQLYTPIVENGKLVIDFEDGKTKTIRINRAHIEADAGKNIHDGDISKVDLNRAGTPLLEIVSEPDMRSAEEAVLYLKKLHSILRYIDISDANMQEGSFRCDVNVSIRPKGDEKLYTRVEIKNINSFKFIQKAIEVEVVRQIEAWEDGVYEDEIVQETRLFDQVKSETRSMRGKEEAADYRYFPEPDLLKCEVTDAMMEEFTIIPELPDAKKERFVNEYKMSDYNASVITSAVEMANFFETMMAIDGVSGKTATSLLTVELLARLKGELNITNSPVDANKLGMIAKRIDDQTISGKAAKEVLDYLMENDEDVDAAIEKLGLKQVTDTGAIEAICDEIINANQDKAEEYRSGKDKLFGFFVGQVMKASKGSANPQAVNEILKQKLS is encoded by the coding sequence ATGTTTGAAGTAGTTATCGGACTTGAAGTCCATGTACAGTTAAACACAAAAACAAAACTTTTTTGCTCATGTCCTACGAGTTTTAACCATAAACAAAACACAAATACTTGTCCAACATGTTTAGCTCTTCCGGGTGCTTTACCGGTACTAAATAAAGAGGTCTTACATAAGTCTATCATGTTAGGGACTGCGATCGATGCAACGATCAACAAAACTTCATATTTTGATAGAAAATCATACTTTTATCCTGATTCACCTTCAGCTTACCAAATTACTCAACTATATACTCCAATTGTTGAAAACGGTAAATTAGTTATAGACTTTGAAGATGGTAAGACAAAGACAATAAGAATTAACCGTGCTCATATCGAAGCTGATGCAGGAAAAAATATCCATGACGGTGATATCTCTAAGGTTGACTTAAACCGTGCAGGGACACCTCTTTTAGAGATCGTAAGTGAACCAGATATGAGAAGTGCCGAAGAAGCTGTACTTTACTTGAAAAAACTACATTCAATCTTAAGATATATAGATATTTCAGATGCAAATATGCAAGAGGGTTCTTTTAGATGTGACGTAAACGTTTCTATCCGTCCAAAAGGGGATGAGAAGCTTTATACTCGTGTAGAGATCAAAAACATCAACTCATTTAAGTTTATCCAAAAAGCTATTGAAGTTGAAGTTGTGCGTCAGATCGAAGCTTGGGAAGATGGTGTTTACGAAGATGAGATCGTTCAAGAAACTCGTTTATTTGATCAAGTAAAATCAGAAACTCGTTCTATGCGTGGGAAAGAGGAAGCAGCTGATTATAGATACTTCCCTGAGCCGGATCTTCTTAAGTGTGAAGTAACTGATGCAATGATGGAAGAGTTTACGATAATTCCTGAACTACCAGATGCGAAGAAAGAGCGTTTTGTAAATGAATACAAAATGAGTGACTACAATGCCTCTGTAATTACATCTGCGGTTGAGATGGCTAACTTCTTTGAAACTATGATGGCAATTGATGGAGTGAGCGGAAAAACTGCGACTTCACTTTTAACAGTTGAATTACTAGCTCGCCTCAAAGGTGAACTAAACATTACAAACTCTCCTGTTGATGCAAATAAGCTGGGGATGATTGCAAAAAGAATTGACGATCAGACTATTTCAGGTAAAGCTGCAAAAGAGGTACTTGATTATCTTATGGAAAATGATGAAGATGTTGATGCTGCGATTGAGAAGCTTGGACTTAAACAAGTAACAGATACTGGAGCTATTGAAGCTATATGTGATGAGATTATTAATGCTAATCAAGATAAGGCTGAAGAATACAGATCAGGGAAAGATAAACTGTTTGGTTTCTTTGTAGGTCAGGTTATGAAAGCAAGTAAAGGGAGTGCAAATCCTCAAGCAGTAAATGAGATCTTAAAACAAAAGCTAAGCTAA
- the rny gene encoding ribonuclease Y — protein sequence MLNEILLGGGTAIVSGVIGFFISKKLTSANFEVYTQQAQAKANAIENEAQTLLERARLRAREVELEAQKEFDSAKDRARADFAQREEQVRKMESDFKHYKKIEEQKLQNETRHIKAQKVNLERNEKSLASLKKRYEEKIDDALHAIEHSAGMTQEEAQKVLLDNIEAKARGEISHIVRKYENKAREEAQRKANYILAQATSRFAGEFASERLTNLVHLDNDELKGRIIGKEGRNIKALETLLGVDIIIDDTPNAILVSSFNLYRRAIATKTLQLLIEDGRIQPARIEEIFEKVSNEFEERILNEGEEVVAELDVGVMHPDLMKLIGRLRYRASYGQNALAHTLEVANLAGVMAAEMGGDPTLAKRAGLLHDIGKALTHEHDGNHVDLGAEVCRRYNEDAVVINAIYAHHDQEEIKSIECGAVCAADALSAARPGARREVLESFLKRVTEIEDIASAHTGVKQAYAINAGREIRVIVNATLVNDDESILIAREIASEIESRVQYPGEIKVNVIRESRAVEYAK from the coding sequence ATGTTAAACGAGATACTGCTGGGTGGTGGAACAGCCATCGTAAGTGGAGTTATCGGTTTTTTCATCTCTAAAAAACTTACTAGTGCAAACTTTGAAGTATATACTCAACAGGCTCAAGCGAAAGCAAATGCTATTGAGAATGAAGCGCAAACTTTATTAGAACGCGCAAGACTCCGAGCTCGTGAAGTTGAGCTTGAAGCGCAAAAAGAGTTTGATAGTGCAAAAGACAGAGCTCGTGCAGATTTTGCTCAAAGGGAAGAGCAAGTGCGTAAAATGGAGAGCGATTTTAAACACTATAAAAAAATTGAAGAACAAAAACTTCAAAATGAAACAAGACATATTAAAGCACAAAAAGTAAATTTAGAGAGAAATGAAAAATCTTTAGCTTCATTAAAAAAGAGATATGAAGAAAAAATAGATGATGCCCTGCATGCGATAGAACATTCTGCCGGAATGACGCAAGAGGAAGCACAAAAAGTACTACTAGATAATATAGAAGCAAAAGCAAGGGGTGAAATCTCCCATATAGTACGAAAGTATGAAAATAAAGCGAGAGAAGAAGCTCAAAGAAAGGCTAACTATATACTTGCTCAAGCTACAAGCCGTTTTGCAGGAGAGTTCGCTTCAGAGAGACTTACAAACTTGGTTCATTTAGATAATGATGAGTTAAAAGGTCGCATTATCGGTAAAGAGGGGCGAAATATTAAAGCACTTGAAACTTTACTGGGTGTTGATATTATTATAGACGATACACCAAATGCAATCTTAGTAAGCAGTTTTAACCTTTATAGACGTGCAATAGCTACAAAAACATTACAGCTGTTGATCGAAGACGGAAGAATTCAGCCGGCACGTATAGAAGAGATCTTTGAGAAAGTTTCAAATGAGTTTGAAGAGAGAATCTTAAATGAGGGTGAAGAGGTTGTAGCTGAACTGGATGTGGGTGTAATGCATCCAGACCTTATGAAACTTATTGGACGCTTGCGATACAGAGCTTCGTATGGACAAAATGCACTTGCCCATACACTTGAAGTTGCAAACTTAGCAGGTGTAATGGCTGCAGAGATGGGTGGTGATCCTACATTGGCAAAACGTGCCGGATTACTGCATGACATAGGAAAAGCACTAACGCATGAGCATGACGGAAACCATGTTGATCTCGGTGCTGAAGTGTGTAGAAGATATAATGAAGATGCAGTGGTTATCAATGCTATTTATGCACACCATGATCAAGAAGAGATTAAATCGATCGAGTGTGGTGCCGTTTGTGCAGCCGATGCACTCTCAGCAGCACGCCCTGGTGCTAGACGTGAAGTATTAGAGAGTTTCTTAAAACGTGTAACTGAGATCGAAGATATCGCTTCAGCGCATACCGGTGTAAAACAAGCATACGCTATCAATGCCGGTCGTGAAATCAGAGTTATAGTAAATGCGACACTTGTCAATGATGATGAGTCAATATTAATTGCCAGAGAGATAGCTTCTGAAATTGAAAGCAGGGTGCAGTATCCGGGTGAAATTAAAGTGAATGTTATTCGTGAAAGCAGGGCTGTAGAGTATGCAAAATAG
- the ftsY gene encoding signal recognition particle-docking protein FtsY produces MFGFIKKSLNKTAEAIKSVAPKKKITFTKEEIEDILLEADVEYDLVELIMEQTYQEKITREILRSKLLATLAYTEYKEPEYTAPFVELIVGVNGAGKTTTISKLAQRYKNEGKKVMLGAGDTFRAAAIEQLTLWAKRLDIPIISSKQGHDPSAVAYDTIDSAKSKGYDHVIIDTAGRLHTQTNLANELKKINRICDKAHNGAPHRILLIIDGTQGNSAISQAKAFNEMVGIDGIIITKLDGTAKGGSIFSIAYALELPILYVGTGEQPEDLTPFDKYEFVDGLLDAIFIDEEQ; encoded by the coding sequence ATGTTCGGTTTTATAAAAAAATCTCTTAATAAAACAGCAGAAGCAATAAAATCTGTTGCTCCAAAGAAAAAAATCACCTTTACAAAAGAAGAGATCGAAGATATCTTACTCGAAGCGGATGTAGAATACGATCTTGTTGAACTTATTATGGAGCAAACATACCAAGAGAAAATAACTCGTGAGATACTCCGTTCTAAACTTTTAGCTACCCTTGCTTATACAGAATATAAAGAGCCGGAATACACAGCTCCGTTTGTAGAGCTTATTGTCGGTGTAAACGGTGCAGGGAAAACAACAACGATCTCAAAACTTGCACAAAGATACAAAAATGAAGGGAAAAAAGTTATGTTGGGTGCAGGAGATACTTTCCGTGCAGCCGCAATTGAGCAACTTACTTTATGGGCAAAAAGATTAGATATTCCGATAATTTCATCAAAACAAGGACACGATCCTTCTGCTGTTGCTTACGATACAATCGATTCAGCAAAATCAAAAGGGTATGACCATGTAATCATCGATACGGCAGGAAGATTACATACCCAAACAAACCTTGCCAACGAGCTTAAAAAGATTAATAGAATTTGTGACAAAGCACATAACGGTGCACCACACAGAATTCTGCTGATCATCGACGGTACACAAGGAAATTCTGCTATTTCTCAAGCAAAAGCTTTTAATGAGATGGTCGGTATTGACGGTATTATCATAACAAAGCTTGACGGAACTGCAAAAGGTGGTAGTATCTTCTCTATCGCTTACGCACTTGAACTTCCTATCCTTTATGTAGGAACAGGAGAACAACCTGAGGATTTAACACCGTTTGACAAATATGAATTTGTTGACGGTTTACTCGATGCTATCTTCATCGATGAAGAGCAATAA
- a CDS encoding ion transporter gives MQYLNRLLVNFAYFLNSSDNYQRKRRFFYNLLENDDYKYKKYFDLFMMILIFSSVSILIYEVKRDIPEYLNIFNAYVISFIFFVEYILRLWIHSSISKVIINQDEYSDLLGRNFSLLYVLNKVFKDKMEYVLSLKAIIDLLAIIPFFHELRLLRIFILFRVFKLFRYAKSFSTFASVLATKRFEFFTLAMFAAIVIFVSSVLIYVMEANNPSSPIDTLYEAFYWSIVTISTVGYGDVVAVSPEGQFVAIIVILSGISVLAFTTSLFVSAFTEKLEDIKEAKVIQDVSKETDTYIICGYESIAKEVAKKLIKSKFNVLVLDEVIERVEDAKRDGLQALNYDPGQVESYKKLNINLSTQVKAILCLKEDDVENVYTALTVRSIDKNVKIMSLLMNSANRSKLVFSGVDEILDDKELVGLVAREYVGQPVAFEVIHAIRAEDSSIKIEEITITQRIVENISKVSELENVDFRVVLLGIHKKDTKRFYFNPIDETLLEVGDVLFVIGNYIFIREFTKHLMAKSSKRVFDGK, from the coding sequence ATGCAATACTTGAATCGTCTTTTAGTAAATTTTGCATATTTTTTAAACTCCTCTGACAATTATCAGAGAAAGAGACGATTTTTCTATAATCTGCTTGAAAATGATGATTACAAATATAAAAAGTACTTTGATCTTTTTATGATGATACTCATCTTTTCAAGTGTATCTATCCTCATTTATGAAGTAAAAAGAGATATCCCCGAATATCTGAATATTTTTAACGCTTATGTAATTTCATTCATATTTTTTGTAGAGTATATATTAAGACTCTGGATCCATAGCAGTATCTCCAAAGTTATTATTAATCAAGATGAATACAGCGATCTGCTTGGGCGGAATTTTAGTTTATTGTATGTTCTTAATAAAGTTTTTAAAGATAAGATGGAATATGTATTGTCTTTAAAAGCTATTATTGACCTTTTGGCGATAATCCCATTTTTCCATGAACTTAGACTTCTTCGTATTTTTATCTTATTTAGAGTGTTCAAACTCTTTAGATATGCAAAAAGTTTTAGTACATTTGCATCAGTTTTAGCAACGAAACGTTTTGAATTTTTTACTTTGGCAATGTTTGCGGCTATCGTTATATTTGTCTCATCGGTACTTATCTACGTCATGGAAGCAAATAATCCTTCTTCACCGATAGATACACTTTATGAAGCATTTTACTGGTCGATTGTTACTATATCTACAGTTGGTTACGGAGATGTGGTTGCAGTCTCTCCTGAAGGACAGTTTGTCGCAATTATAGTTATCCTCTCAGGGATCTCTGTTTTAGCATTTACAACATCCCTTTTTGTTTCTGCATTTACAGAAAAACTTGAAGATATTAAAGAAGCAAAAGTGATTCAAGATGTCTCTAAAGAGACAGACACATACATCATATGCGGTTATGAAAGTATTGCCAAAGAGGTTGCAAAGAAGCTGATAAAGTCGAAATTTAATGTATTGGTTTTAGATGAGGTGATTGAAAGAGTTGAAGATGCAAAAAGGGATGGACTCCAGGCACTTAACTACGATCCGGGACAAGTAGAGAGTTACAAAAAACTCAATATCAATCTTTCAACTCAGGTAAAAGCGATTTTGTGTTTAAAAGAGGATGATGTTGAAAATGTTTATACAGCTTTAACAGTTCGCTCGATTGATAAAAACGTAAAAATCATGTCTCTTTTAATGAATAGTGCAAACAGAAGTAAGCTGGTCTTTTCCGGAGTAGACGAGATCCTGGATGATAAAGAGCTTGTCGGACTTGTTGCAAGGGAGTACGTTGGACAGCCTGTTGCTTTTGAAGTTATCCATGCGATTCGTGCAGAAGATTCCAGTATTAAAATCGAAGAGATAACAATTACCCAAAGGATAGTTGAGAACATATCAAAGGTAAGTGAACTTGAAAATGTAGATTTTAGGGTAGTACTTCTCGGGATTCACAAAAAAGATACGAAACGATTCTATTTCAACCCTATAGATGAGACATTATTAGAGGTGGGGGATGTACTGTTTGTGATCGGAAATTATATATTTATACGAGAGTTTACAAAACACCTCATGGCAAAATCATCAAAAAGGGTATTTGATGGAAAATAG